CGACACCCGTCTCCAAGCCCCCACTGCTCCTGCCACCGGTTAAAGTGAAGGAGGAGCGCAAAGAGGAGCCAGAGCACATCCCCATCTCCCTGCCTCCCCCGCTGCCCAACAACACCTTCGACCGCCCCAACAGCCACCCACACCACCACAGTTCTGGTACGCCATCGTCCTCTCTCTCACTGACTCCCACTCCGGGTGTCCCCCTCCCGCCTCCCACTCCGAACCCGCCCTCGCACCTTTCCCTGTTGGATCGCTCCCGGGCTATTGAGGCCTATCTGGGTAGCGCGGCAGGTTCCGGTTTGGTAGTGGGCCCGGGTGGGGAGCGTTTCACCCACGGGACCCCACAGGGACCTCCGCAAGGTCCACACAGCTTCACATGGGATCCCTGGAGGGAGCTGGCAGCCCAGCAGCATCAGCAACATCGAAGGGAGGCTATGGCGCTCCGGTCCGACCCACACCTCACCCTGCGTTCAGATCCACACCTGGCACGGCTCCTCCAGCACCAGCGCCTCCTGGAGGCGGAGAGAGCGGCTGCTGTTGCAGCTGCGACAACTGCGCCTCACCACCCCTCCACCTCCACCGCCTCCTAACCAGGCGGTCCGCCAAGAGCTCGCCCTCATGGCCCACCACTTCGACCGGCCTCACCAGCTGGGACCCCCGGGCGGGGGCCTGATGGACGAAGAGCAGCGTGCACAAATCCTACGGGAAGACTTTGAGCGGGCGCGCTTCTTTGGTATGCATCCCCACCTCACGCCCAGCTCCCACCTCTCCAGCCCCTCTCATGCTGTTACCGCTGCTCACCTGGAGCAGCTGCACCCTGGCCTTCTGTCCCACCACCTGCCTCCAGGGGCCGCCGCTGCCGCCTCCCAGCATCACGCGTCTCTGTACTCGCGTCTGGGCCCACTTAACGCACACCACGTGCCCAACGGCATCCTGGCAAAAACGCCGGCGGGTTTGGTGGGGGCTCTGTCAATGGGGGCACCTCCGCCTCTCATTCCGTCCATTACAAGCCGGGCATCTACTCCACCCCGCGGTTCCAGACTGATGGGCCCGGGAGAGCTGACACTGTTCGGCGCCCACAAAGACGGAGAGTCCAGATAGTACAGGTTGAAGGAGATGAAGGGAAATGTCAGGATCACTGTGCCGCTCGATAACACAGTTGCTCACACAAAGTAGTCCCAGCAAGCGGAGCCTAGCTGCTGGTAGAAATGCAAGACTCATTGAGGTGTTCCCAGTGCAATTTTGACTACATTATGGAAAGCTGCATGAGCATTTATCCTGATAGCCATCTTAAGGTCTTTGTCCTCACTGGTAAGACTACTCAGCGCACTATTAGGATATAAAATAAATCCTCAAATGGCCTGCTATAAAactatttgagcatttattcaatattgtTTAAGATCCAAATCCTAGTACGCTcgttgtcctcactagtaagtaggacaactttggggtagtagtaggacaactacatgttactagtgaggcaatactgtgcactagttgacaatcGTGTGCTACGAGTACTAATAGTAAACATCTAGTGTTTCATTACTAGTACGAGTAacacacagttttgcctcactagtaacatgtagttgtcctactagtgcagcaaagttgtcctacgagtgaggacaaagagcgtactcgtacatggaccttaaaggATATCGACTAAATGGTCAAATGGCTTGCCATAGCCGTTTGAGTATTTATTCGCTATCCTGccagtgtgctgaattgtcttacgagTGAGGACAAAGCACGTACTAGTGCATGGGCCTTCAGCTGGATATGAGGGATgttaaataaatgctcaaacagctttccatgcTACATTTTTGTATACATCTGACTGGTTTTATTTTCTGTGGGCAGTTAGTTACTGCAGGGCCGTCAGTGGCGGCACACCTTTTGTTGACTTTTAAACGAGCCTTTTTCCGCGTGGATCGGCAGTGACTTCCAGAGGCAAGTGCACCTGAAAATGTGTCAAGAATTCAGATTCCCATCGGGTCGAGTCTCTAATCCATAAGACGTGGTACTGGGGAGGAGGGTGTGTAGACACGCAGGGGTTATAGTGGCacgttgtgtttgtgtgtccgtttGTCATTGTGAAAAGACAATACTGATGACAAGACCAATCCATTAGTCAGTAAGCATTGTACCTCAGTTTCTTGCTTTAcccaaaaatcaaaaaaaccccaaaacctcAGCGTCATGGAACATGAGATTCATCCTTTTTCGCTTTGTTTTTGGGGCTTGTTTTGTTCCTCGAGGATGGATGGTGAAATGAACTGCAATGCTGCCGTCACTCACACAGCGTTTTAGAGCTTCCTCCGTTTCCCACTCTCCTCTGGACTATACGAGCAGGACCAGATTATAGTAGTCTAGACAAAATGcctttgtaattattattcttaACATTATCttctataataataaatatattcacTGTTAtgttatttgtcattgtttcagGTATGCACCAGTActtccccaccccccacccccccaggtAGTAATACTACACATCATGCAAAAGGCTTTCCTCACACTAAAGGTTGAAATGCTGGTGAAGAGCTGCCTTTGGACTTTTCAAGGATCTCATCTATGCCTTTATTACGCTCACAGGGAGATTTGGCAGTGTGCCCTTGCTTTTTGGTGTTTTATCCATTTGGGACAATGTAGAGCCTTGTACAGTAAGAATTGGAAACAATTTTTGtcgctgacaaaaaaaaaataagttatataCATGGAGGAGTGGGACATCTGCTGAAGAACTGAAAAGGCATACAAAGGACATCCACAGTGGACGGACTGAGAGGGGAAAGACTGGGTCGATTATTTTAATATGACCATTTTATACCTTTCCAATCCCTCCCCTAGAGACCACAAAGATTAATTATTAAATGAACTGTTGTTTACTCTCTCGTGTGAGTGTTTTGTTCTGGTCTTGTAAAATAGGAGTCTTGGATAGTCCTTTATTCAGTCAATTAATGGAATTATTGGAATAAATGTTATACTGTCTTCATAgagattaaaaatgtgtgtacaTTTAGTCCATGGAGACAATTTGCTGTGAACTAGCGCCACAGGCCACATTATAGTTATGGTTCAGCTCAGAAGTCCATTATAACAGTGATGTGTAACTGCAACCTTATTTAATTATGTACACGTGCCCCtgttaacacattttaaatgtggaaaacTGTGGCATACAGATATTTAAAAGTACCACCATTATTCAATTTATGTTGAAAAGGgattaggttaaaaaaatgcttgcaatatctgttgaaagtgaagaaaattttggGACAGATTTTCTGCTAAAATTAAACGCAATCCCATTTAGCAAGAAGTACACATAGTGACGCGGTGGGACggatctttttttcctcccgcAATATAATTCAGTATAAacgttatatttatttaaagtaCAGCATGTACATTAAGCATTACATAATTTTGTGTAAATCGTAGCTGAGCTCTGATTTTAAAGCGCTAATTCAACAGCAAACTCGCCAACATTTGAAGCGCCGCGCCGCTGCAGCTATCGCGAGAGTTGCGTGTGTTGTGTATTTTGCGAGGAGCCGCTCGGTTCCACCATTTCGCTGCGCTAAGTCTCCTCCCCGCGACCGCTACATTCTGCGCGGAAAGACACTCTCTCCCGGTCCGTATTTTAACTTCTTCATCGAGGCCGAGTGCTACCTCGTTGGGTACCGGGAGGCAGTTTGCACCGCCGGCATCACGGATTGAGGGCGATTTTACACGGATGACGACTCCTTCAGCGAGAATTTAGTAAAAGAAAACTGGTCGGAAAATTCAGGTAGGTGGGAACTTAAGATGGCTGCTTTTGAAAGGGAGGGGGCCAGGAGGAAGTCATGAGAGGCTCGAGGGGAACTCTTGACTGACGACACAACACTAGCACACTGCTTGACGTCGCACCCGTGAATTGTTGTTTGAATTTAAAAGCAACTACGACCGGACACTAAATTGCTATGTCTTGGTTTGAATCGGATCCCTAATAGAATGGTGAATATCTGAATAAACGAGATTTGAAGTGTTATGGATTTGTGGTCGCTGCTAAAGAGCCAACAGTCGGACAGAGCGAACCCCCCCTAATTGCCCCGtacaaaattgcaaaatgtataTGAAATTTTAtaacataatttttattttcgtGTATGCTGTTAGGACAAGTAGGTGACGTGTGATTAAACGAAAAAATGAGTGGGTTTAATTTTCGCTAAAACATATTTGACCCCCCGTGTACTGACGTCACGAGTGATTGTCCCCCATCTGTAGTACATGCACAAGCGGCTTTTATTGGCACTTTTTCGGCTGCCGTGGCCCTTTTCAAAGCAACTTGTCACGTTTGAAAGCAATAAATGAAAGCATTACATAACCGCGGTGGGATTGCGGCGCCTGCGCGTCCCATGAACGCAGCCGACTAACTCATGGTAGCTTGCTAGTTAGCTGCCTAGTGCCACCCTAGCACTGTTGTTGTACGAGGCTCGCTAGCTCTTCAGCTAGCCGCGTTAGTCAAACCGGCATTGCGAAAACACCAAATTTAAGCCATCTGTTATGACGGAGAGAGGGGATTTTCTTTGACTGTGTTTTCTTTCCTATATGAAACCACTGTTGCTCCGTGCCTGCGTTTCATACAAGCCACCAGTGCTCGTGTAATCTCCGAGTCTTGATGGGAATTTGCTAAATGCAGATTCCAGTGGAGATGTCTTTGTAATTAAGATTCGACAAGTGGTCGATGGTCCTTTTTAAGAGGAACTCAAATGAATGTGTGGAGGCCAACACTCTCGCTCGCCGGTTTGTGGCGTGAGAGCGCGTGCTGCAGACGTCTTCCTGTGGGTGAATGCAGCAAACACAAGTtcactctttatttatttatttatttatttaaaataaactgcTGCTGCAGGATGCACACTCCATACACACAACCTCAGTATACTGGAGCAGCAGCGAACTAGCCTGCTAGTCACTCACCTCGCACCTTGTGAAATTTGAGATGAGATGACGCTTTACCAAGCTGTTCTCTCAATAACTTCTCACATCATGTTCATGCAGGTGAACAATAGGCTCGGAGCTAGTACCTTGCATGAATAAAGTTCTGTGTCTCTTTCTTTGCTTCCCAAGAACATGCGGAGGGGACCCTAATTTCAGCATCCTGGAAGTAGAAAGCACTGAGGACCTGTGTCTCACTCCACAGACAGGTGAGAAGCTGCTTGCTGTCAAATGTTGTTGTATGCAAATGTGATTGGATGTACGGTATTCCCCGCTACACTGCAGTTTGCCGTGCGCGTCCTCACCATATCACAGTTTTTCAAGCGATCGTTTATTTGGGGGactttacagtatacaggcaagtccaaatttagtgTTGCACACTTTCCGTTTAGTACACGTTGTGCCTCAACATGTACATACTTAGGTGTATTTTAACACCAAGGAGAAGAGCACAGAGAATTTCCCCAACTAAACTTCAGGAGTagttgttgttcccacagaggaGAGAATATATTCcagtgaatattgttatatgctccgtatgtgttaaagtagcagttgtttgaacgTTTATCATTACTGTAACATCCAGCCTTATTTCCGTTACAGCGTCTGTGGAGTTGCGTATTAAAAGTTAGCATTAGCAGACTTTCGTTAGATGAGATTATatagtttggttgaacatttggtatacaatgtttaatatgcttttgtttcatgtgtcagttttagagtaaacttcaactgggagtgacaaacagttCGAAGCCAgcacgctttgcctcttatttggacaaCTGTGTGAACAACcgagtgagaacaggtgctaaggaatactttaaaaagtgtgcttTAGTAAGCTTAAATGTGTTCAGGACATGTGAGAGGGGTACAACTAGGGCTAAATTAGTTGTTTTCTGATCAGAATCCTGATTTCAGTCAGCACAAGTGTGTGATCCCCAAGGCTATGTTTTTGCAGGGTCTCAGGATATGTTGTCCACTATTTTACACATGCATGTCTTCCTACATCCATCCAAGCTCACCAATCAGAAGCGACATACTACTTGTGGACAGCTCACCTTATTGCTAACCAATCAGTATTGACCTGCTCCTTGTGCTTTTAATGTGCTTTGAAATGGTTCAGTGGAAACCAGAGCAGAGTTAGGGGATTTAAACCCCATGAAAAGAGGACATCGGTCATTTGAAAGTATTTCGGGTTTAGGGCTGCAGCAGTCAGAGAGGCCAAGTGTTCGGGTTTcgctgtattttattgtattgtatttttattgtttatatatgTTCCGCTGTTCCAGATAAGTAAAAAATGTTCCGCAGAGGAAATTTTGTGCTCAAAGTTCTAATATACCTATATACTGTTTATCGTACTGCAATATAAAAACGGTCTGCTGTAAAATACAAACTTCTGTCGTTCATATCGTTATTATGTGTCGTGTATTGTTTCCCTCGCTGAGTGGccactttgttttttaatctccaGGTGCAACGTGTGGCCACAGCAGCAGCGAGGAAGGGGAGGCGGCAGTGCGGCAGCGAGCCTCTCCGGCTGTGGATGTGCTGGGTGGCAAGCCCCAGGCCGCACACAATGTGTCTGGGGAGTCACATCGGCATGTCCCGCAGCCGGCCGCTGCTGCCACCCGCCCGCTCCCTCCCTTGCCAGAAAGCGTCCACTCTGCATTCCTGGTCATGGAGACAACTCCTCCGCTCCCAATTAGCGGCGATGCAAGCGTCCGCGTCTCACGGAGCGAGCGTGTCGCCCAAGTCGATGGCGTCAACTTGTCCCTTGCTGAGGACTTCAGACCTTGTGCCCCCCTCGCCTCACATCCACAAAACGCTAGCGAGTTTCGAGGGTTGCAACGTGGCTTACATACTGTTACTAAAGAGACGAACCTTTCCAATTGTGAGACGCATCATAATCAGTTTCCTCAAGAAGGTGCTGGGATCGCGGTTGGCTTACAACACAACTCGGATATTGAAAGACACTTGGAATTTGACAGAAAACACACTAGTGGAACTGTTGCACCACAGGCTCAGCTCGGCTTCACGGCCTCATCCTTCTCAAACGCTAGAGAGCACAGAGCTACGGAGCATTCAAATCAAGCAGGCGCTCGCCAAGACTCGACACCGCTTGTGTCTGCTCCATCGAACTGCAGTGGACAAGTTAACCTGCCACGAGTTCTCAAAGAGGTCCAGCAGGATGTTGTGCATGTTAATGAGATGGCGGACGTGTCAAACAAAACTGCTCTTCTCTCAGTTGAAACACTTGAGACTCCAAATGCAGGAGGACCTGGATCAGGTTCTCCACAGACGCCGGTGTTGTTCAACAACACAGGACACGCCCAATCGGGCTGTGTAATTGAGGAACCGAGCGACAGTTCCCCTAAGTCCTCCGCTCTCTGCTCGGTACCTGACTCGGGCCTGCTTGTGTCCTTGCAAGCTGAGGCAGAACCATCACAACCCTTAACGGAGACGCCCATGATTACTGAACTGGTGCATTCCGCTGACTCGCAGGAGATCGTGGTTGTCAGCGAGGCGGCGCACCTGGGGGGCGGCTGGTCCAACGTGCACTTGAAGCAGAGTTACCTCCTACAGCGCGCCGACGGAAGCGTGTGCGAGGCCGCCATTGTCACCGAGCACACGCCGGCGGAGGCCAACATGGACTTGGACACGCAAAACGTGGAAGTGTACCAGTTCTGTGGTTTGGTGGAGGAGGTAGCCGAGGAGACTGTGTGCGTCAGCACCAGCGTGCAGATACCTCACTCTCCGGGATACGAGGTCAACTTGTTCAATGCTTTGTTGGACTCCTCAGAGGACCTCGAATCCAACTTAGAACCTTCTATCCCCACTATTAATGACCGTGACACGGTCATCATATCCCAGCAGGAAGACGATGCAGTCCAAGAACGGGTTTGTTCCAACAGCAGTGTCCACAGTCTCTCTGTAGCTGCAGTGGGGCAGCACCTTCTACTAGACACCAGCTCCAATCAGGTGTGTTTGCTGGAAGTGGACTCGTTCCACATGGACCAGACTCTGACACAAGTCTCGACGCCTTGTCCGCAGGTGAGCGAGGACAGACGGGAAGGCGGATGGACACACTACTCTCTCCTCGCTTGTACCACCGGTAGATGCTGTTAAAAGTCAGCAAGTGAAAGCTTCTGTCGCCACGCAAGAGGCCCGTGTTTCTTCTCCTGCAGGAACCAAAGATCCTCCCTCTGAAGATCTATCCCAGCATGCCACTGTGTCCACAGGAGCCCAACCGGAGGCTTTTATTGCTCACCCTGCAGGAGGTATTAATCCAAAACTGCTGATCATCCAACCAGGTCCAGTATCTCTCCTAAAACAGGCAACCTCACTCCTCAAGCAGAGTGTGCACTCGAAACCAGACGACAATCGGTGCACTCCATCGTCTGGCGAGTGCCTTGCTGTCGGTTCTTCACCTGCAGCCAAAAGTGGTTGCACAAACCAGGCAAAGCCAACCACCAGGCAGATTGCAACAGCTTCGCGttgtagccaatcagaggcctTAAACGTCATTAGACCTTCAAGCCCGACGCCTCCCGCCTTTGATGAGGAAAGTGCCGTCACGCCACCGTCCTCCAGTGCCAAGGACCTGGCGACACAGCATGACTCCCCCtttgaggatgaggatgaggacgaCGATGAACACGCGGGGGACGCCGAGGCCATGGACGCCGCTTCGGGACAAGTCAGCAGTGAAGAAGACGACAGTGACGAAGACGCGGAGAGACCAGACGAGGAATTGACCACTCCAAGCTCATCGCACAaggtaaatgcatttttatcgAGCTGCTTGACTGCTGGCATCATGCCCTATACTCTCTTTAGTGTCCTCAATGTACCCCACTATGCATCTTAATGTAGTGAACAACCAATGGTAACTGAAACAAGTAATttatcccatgatgcattgcgcTGATGCAAGAAAGGGGCTGTCTGTTTTTAGGCATCATACAAATTCATGAGCTGTGGcacaaattgttttaatttacaatAAGTACAGCAACATTTAACACAGATGGAccaagtgttttgtttgtttaaatgttgtaAAATACACTTATCTTAAAACAAtgttatttataatgtatattatTTGTTCAATTTATTACAGAGGATCCACTAGCTGAAGTTGATGGGGTATGTTGTAATTATGCATAAGCAGTGTTCCAAAACTACTTTAACAGATGAgtgaactacagtatatacagtggctacggaaagtattcagaccccttgaaattgtcactctttttttatattgtagccatttgctaaaatcatttgttatttttcccctcattaatgtacacacagcaccctttgtatcttgggctcatcagaccagagaatcttattgctcaccatcttggagtccttcaggtgttttttaacaaactccatgcgggctttcatgtgccttgcactgaggagaggcttctgttgggccataaagccccgactggtggagggctgcagtgatggttgactttctagaactttctcccatctcccgacagcatctctggaactcagccacagtgatcttagggtttttctttacctctctcaccaaggctcttctcccccaattgctcagtttggccggacggacagctctaggaagggttctgatcgtcccaaacgtcttccatttcaggattatcgAAGCCActatgctcttaggaaccttaagtgaagcagaatatttttttgtaaccatggccagctctgtgccttgccacaattctgtctccaagctcttcaggcagttcctttgacctcatgattctcatttgctctgacatgcactgtgagctgtaaggtcttatatagacaggggtgtggctttcctagtcaagtccaatcagtataatcaaacacagctggactccaatgaagctgtagaaccatctcaaggatgatcagaagaaatggacagcacccgacttaaatatgagtgt
The sequence above is a segment of the Phycodurus eques isolate BA_2022a chromosome 19, UOR_Pequ_1.1, whole genome shotgun sequence genome. Coding sequences within it:
- the LOC133417682 gene encoding uncharacterized protein LOC133417682 isoform X2; this translates as METTPPLPISGDASVRVSRSERVAQVDGVNLSLAEDFRPCAPLASHPQNASEFRGLQRGLHTVTKETNLSNCETHHNQFPQEGAGIAVGLQHNSDIERHLEFDRKHTSGTVAPQAQLGFTASSFSNAREHRATEHSNQAGARQDSTPLVSAPSNCSGQVNLPRVLKEVQQDVVHVNEMADVSNKTALLSVETLETPNAGGPGSGSPQTPVLFNNTGHAQSGCVIEEPSDSSPKSSALCSVPDSGLLVSLQAEAEPSQPLTETPMITELVHSADSQEIVVVSEAAHLGGGWSNVHLKQSYLLQRADGSVCEAAIVTEHTPAEANMDLDTQNVEVYQFCGLVEEVAEETVCVSTSVQIPHSPGYEVNLFNALLDSSEDLESNLEPSIPTINDRDTVIISQQEDDAVQERVCSNSSVHSLSVAAVGQHLLLDTSSNQVSEDRREGGWTHYSLLACTTGRCC
- the LOC133417682 gene encoding uncharacterized protein LOC133417682 isoform X1 encodes the protein METTPPLPISGDASVRVSRSERVAQVDGVNLSLAEDFRPCAPLASHPQNASEFRGLQRGLHTVTKETNLSNCETHHNQFPQEGAGIAVGLQHNSDIERHLEFDRKHTSGTVAPQAQLGFTASSFSNAREHRATEHSNQAGARQDSTPLVSAPSNCSGQVNLPRVLKEVQQDVVHVNEMADVSNKTALLSVETLETPNAGGPGSGSPQTPVLFNNTGHAQSGCVIEEPSDSSPKSSALCSVPDSGLLVSLQAEAEPSQPLTETPMITELVHSADSQEIVVVSEAAHLGGGWSNVHLKQSYLLQRADGSVCEAAIVTEHTPAEANMDLDTQNVEVYQFCGLVEEVAEETVCVSTSVQIPHSPGYEVNLFNALLDSSEDLESNLEPSIPTINDRDTVIISQQEDDAVQERVCSNSSVHSLSVAAVGQHLLLDTSSNQVCLLEVDSFHMDQTLTQVSTPCPQVSEDRREGGWTHYSLLACTTGRCC